A stretch of Arachis hypogaea cultivar Tifrunner chromosome 15, arahy.Tifrunner.gnm2.J5K5, whole genome shotgun sequence DNA encodes these proteins:
- the LOC112750030 gene encoding spermidine synthase: protein MAAEESIVDSTDFPVKRPRENEENGSASTLTVDAAAAKDPNGISAVIPGWFSEISPMWPGEAHSLKVEKILFQEKSDYQNVMVFQSSTYGKVLVLDGVIQLTERDECAYQEMITHLPLCSIPDPKKVLVIGGGDGGVLREVARHSSVEKIDICEIDKMVVDVSKQFFPDVAIGYEDPRVTLHVGDGVAFLKAVPEGTYDAIIVDSSDPIGPAQELFEKPFFESIARALRPGGVVCTQAESIWLHMHIIEDIVANCRQIFKGSVNYAWTTVPTYPSGMIGFMLCSTEGPAVDFKHPVNRIDENDQNSAKPLKFYNSELHTAAFCLPSFAKRAIGSKAN, encoded by the exons ATGGCGGCAGAAGAGAGCATAGTTGACTCCACCGATTTTCCCGTCAAGAGGCCAAGGGAGAACGAAGAGAATGGCTCAGCTTCCACCCTCACCGTCGACGCCGCCGCCGCAAAGGACCCGAACGGAATCTCTGCCGTTATCCCTGGCTGGTTCTCCGAAATCAGCCCAATGTGGCCCG GGGAGGCTCACTCGTTGAAGGTGGAAAAGATTTTGTTTCAAGAGAAGTCTGACTACCAGAATGTCATGGTCTTCCAG TCTTCGACATATGGCAAGGTTCTTGTTCTAGATGGAGTCATTCAGCTGACAGAAAGGGATGAATGTGCTTATCAAGAGATGATCACTCATCTTCCTCTTTGCTCGATTCCAGATCCAAAAAAG gttttgGTTATTGGGGGAGGTGATGGTGGAGTCCTGCGGGAAGTAGCACGCCATTCTTCTGTAGAAAAGATAGACATCTGTGAGATAGACAAGATGGTTGTCGAT GTCTCCAAACAATTTTTCCCTGATGTAGCTATAGGTTATGAGGACCCACGTGTAACACTTCATGTTGGCGATG GTGTTGCATTTTTGAAGGCAGTCCCAGAAGGAACCTATGACGCAATTATAGTGGATTCGTCTGATCCTATTG GTCCTGCCCAAGAGCTTTTTGAGAAACCTTTTTTCGAGTCGATTGCAAGGGCTCTTCGTCCAGGAGGTGTCGTGTGTACTCAAGCAGAAAGTATTTGGCTCCACATGCATATCATCGAGGACATCGTTGCAAATTGTCGCCAGATATTTAAAGGTTCTGTCAACTATGCTTGGACCACAGTTCCTACATACCCGAG TGGGATGATTGGTTTCATGCTTTGCTCAACTGAGGGGCCTGCTGTAGATTTCAAGCATCCGGTGAATCGCATAGATGAGAATGATCAGAACTCGGCGAAGCCACTGAAATTTTACAACTCTGAG CTTCATACAGCTGCGTTCTGTTTGCCATCTTTTGCTAAGAGGGCCATTGGTTCCAAAGCAAACTGA
- the LOC112750031 gene encoding uncharacterized protein, with protein sequence MSSIINLEEVPVTPMKRDPAWKHVQMFKNGKKEQLKCIYCMKLFNGGGIYRVKEHLACRKGNGSICSLVPKDVRFHMQQSLEDSGTKNIKKGKKQKQQKQQKKQKIEEEVMPLVSNQVDENDEVVDARVGEGMSKNAAMKKRKKQKAEEEETMVSNQVFENHELVVAGEGMSINLVDAHVGEGMSKNAAIKKRKKQKAEEEETMVSNQVFENHELVVAGEGMSINLVDAHAGEGMSKNAATKKRKKQKAEEEETMVSNQVFENHELVVAGEGMSINVEMTKNSTPMHSTDIDADSEAVLAVEKNALGPKGFDNDIKTAIGQFLYYVGAPFDAVNSVYFKQMVEAISSRGSGFECPSQHELRGWVLKYSVEEMKNDVERCRLKWGRTGCSILVDQLTTEAGRVLLNFFACFPDGIICLKTFDSTEIFVPAKCYELIRQIVEEIGVGHVLQVITPGEELYAVAGKWLTDTFPTLFWSPSAAYCIDLIFEDFGNLEWISIVIEQARSITRFVYNCSAVLSMVRRYTLGNDIVDPAFSHSSTNFSTIKRFVDLKHKLQTMITSQEWMDCPYSKKAEGLEMLDILSDKVFWSSCQMVVRLTAPLLGVLRIATSELKPAMGYIYAGIYRAKEAIKKALVKREDYMVYWNIIHNRWERLWNHPLHAAGFYLNPKFFYSIHEDMQNEILSRLFDCIERLVPDTRIQDKIVKEITLYKTAAGDFGRKMAIRARNNLLPTEWWSTYGGGCPNLSRLSIRILSQTCSLPMYKRNQMSFEQKVNSGNFIVSQHLSDLAFVQHNLQLRQMLTSKEQNFSDPLSFNSIGMVEEWIRPSDLLFEENGSSYWMVLDPSVNSMLIRPSNDEAEELGEGFDDDEIFNYGK encoded by the exons ATGAGTTCAATTATAAACCTTGAGGAGGTTCCAGTTACACCCATGAAACGTGATCCTGCATGGAAGCATGTTCAGATGTTTAAGAATGGGAAGAAGGAGCAACTTAAGTGCATATATTGCATGAAGTTGTTCAATGGTGGTGGCATTTATAGGGTTAAGGAACATCTTGCTTGTAGGAAGGGCAATGGATCCATTTGCAGTCTTGTTCCCAAGGATGTTAGGTTTCATATGCAGCAGAGCTTGGAAGATAGTGGGACGAAGAATATTAAGAAAGGGAAGAAGCAGAAGCAGCAGAAGCagcagaagaagcagaagatTGAGGAAGAGGTCATGCCCTTGGTTTCAAATCAggtggatgagaatgatgaggtAGTGGATGCTCGTGTTGGTGAGGGGATGAGTAAAAATGCAGcaatgaagaagaggaagaagcagaAGGCTGAAGAAGAAGAGACCATGGTTTCAAATCAGGTGTTTGAGAATCATGAATTAGTGGTTGCTGGTGAAGGAATGAGTATAAATTTAGTGGATGCTCATGTTGGTGAGGGGATGAGTAAAAATGCAGCaataaagaagaggaagaagcagaAGGCTGAAGAAGAAGAGACCATGGTTTCAAATCAGGTGTTTGAGAATCATGAATTAGTGGTTGCTGGTGAAGGAATGAGTATAAATTTAGTGGATGCTCATGCTGGTGAGGGGATGAGTAAAAATGCAGcaacgaagaagaggaagaagcagaAGGCTGAAGAAGAAGAGACCATGGTTTCAAATCAGGTGTTTGAGAATCATGAGTTAGTGGTTGCTGGTGAGGGAATGAGTATAAATGTAGAAATGACGAAGAACTCAACACCGATGCACTCTACAGATATTGATGCTGATTCTGAAGCTGTTCTTGCGGTGGAGAAAAATGCATTGGGTCCCAAAGGGTTTGACAATGACATTAAGACGGCAATAGGTCAGTTTTTGTATTATGTTGGTGCACCTTTTGATGCTGTGAACTCAGTCTATTTTAAACAGATGGTGGAGGCAATTTCTTCAAGGGGTTCGGGATTTGAGTGTCCCTCGCAGCATGAACTCCGCGGTTGGGTCCTGAAATACTCTGTGGAAGAAATGAAGAATGATGTAGAGAGGTGCAGGTTGAAATGGGGGAGGACAGGCTGTTCTATCTTGGTTGATCAGTTGACTACAGAAGCCGGTAGAGTGCTGCTAAATTTTTTTGCCTGTTTTCCCGATGGAATAATCTGTTTGAAAACCTTTGACTCGACCGAGATTTTTGTTCCCGCAAAGTGTTATGAGTTGATAAGACAAATAGTAGAAGAAATTGGAGTTGGACATGTGCTGCAAGTGATTACACCAGGTGAAGAACTATATGCTGTTGCTGGTAAGTGGCTAACTGATACTTTTCCTACCCTTTTTTGGAGCCCTTCAGCAGCTTATTGCATTGATCTGATATTTGAAGATTTTGGAAATCTTGAGTGGATTAGTATTGTGATTGAACAAGCTAGATCTATAACTAGATTTGTCTACAATTGTAGTGCAGTCTTGAGTATGGTTAGAAGGTATACTTTAGGGAATGATATTGTTGATCCTGCATTCTCACACTCGTCAACAAACTTTTCCACAATAAAACGATTTGTTGATCTCAAACACAAGTTACAGACCATGATCACATCTCAAGAGTGGATGGATTGTCCATACTCAAAGAAAGCAGAAGGTTTGGAAATGTTAGATATCCTGAGTGATAAAGTTTTTTGGTCCTCATGTCAAATGGTCGTTCGTCTAACAGCTCCTCTCTTGGGGGTCCTGAGAATAGCTACTAGTGAGTTGAAACCTGCAATGGGATACATTTATGCTGGAATTTACCGGGCAAAAGAAGCTATTAAGAAAGCACTTGTtaagagggaggattatatggtGTACTGGAATATTATACATAACAGATGGGAAAGGTTGTGGAATCATCCCCTTCATGCTGCTGGCTTCTACCTTAATCCAAAGTTCTTCTATAGTATTCATGAGGATATGCAAAATGAGATTCTCTCAAGGTTGTTTGATTGTATAGAGAGATTAGTTCCTGATACAAGAATCCAAGATAAAATTGTCAAGGAGATAACCTTATACAAGACTGCTGCTGGAGATTTCGGGAGAAAGATGGCAATCAGAGCTAGAAATAATCTGCTTCCTA CTGAATGGTGGTCAACATATGGAGGAGGCTGCCCCAACTTATCCCGTTTATCAATTCGTATTCTCAGTCAGACATGCAGTTTGCCAATGTACAAGAGAAACCAGATGTCTTTCGAACAAAAAGTGAATTCGGGGAATTTTATAGTAAGCCAACATCTCAGCGATCTTGCCTTTGTTCAGCACAACTTACAATTAAGACAAAT GCTCACTAGCAAAGAACAAAATTTTAGTGATCCGTTATCTTTCAATAGCATTGGCATGGTTGAGGAGTGGATCAGGCCAAGTGATTTACTCTTTGAAGAGAATGGGAGCTCATATTGGATGGTACTTGACCCTTCTGTTAACTCAATGCTCATAAGGCCGTCAAATGATGAAGCTGAAGAATTGGGCGAAG GgtttgatgatgatgaaattTTCAATTATGGGAAATAG